One segment of Phragmites australis chromosome 13, lpPhrAust1.1, whole genome shotgun sequence DNA contains the following:
- the LOC133889094 gene encoding cytochrome P450 704C1-like has translation MSCAHLPADHTQARTAAAHLAPRDQCSRPGMDSPLSRPALLALSLLLLLALYFARRRRGGGKNRKYPPVAGTMFHQLLNFGRLAEYHTELSRRYRTFRMLTPTCNYVYTVEPANVEYILKTNFANYGKGVMTHDVLEDLLGDGIFNVDGAKWRHQRKVASLEFSTRMLRDYSSAVFRDTAAELAGIVAARAGERVDIQDLLMRSTLDSIFKVGFGVNLGALSGSSEKGAAFARAFDDASEQVLYRFFDLFWKAKKLLNVSSEAAMKRSVRTIDDFVYAVIDRKIELMRRDQQEFAKKEDILSRFLLERERDPGCFDNKYLRDIILNFVIAGRDTTAGTLSWFLYVLCRDQRVQDRIAREVRTATTGDRDVGAQEFAACLTEDAISKMQYLHAALTETLRLYPAVPIDVKYCFSDDTLPDGYAIKKGDMVNYQPYPMGRMMFLWGADAEEFRPERWLDDDGVFVPESPFKFTAFQAGPRICLGKEFAYRQMKIFAAVLLYSFRFQMWDDNATVGYRPMLTLKMDGPLYVRASLRS, from the exons CCCGGGCATGGATTCGCCACTGAGCCGACCGGCGCTCCTCGCCCTgtcgctgctcctcctcctagcGCTCTACTTcgcgcgccggcgccgcggcggaggcAAGAACCGGAAGTACCCACCCGTGGCCGGGACCATGTTCCACCAGCTGCTCAACTTCGGCCGCCTGGCGGAGTACCACACCGAGCTCTCCCGCAGGTATCGCACCTTCCGCATGCTCACCCCGACCTGCAACTACGTCTACACCGTCGAGCCCGCCAACGTGGAGTACATCCTCAAGACCAACTTCGCCAACTACGGCAAGGGGGTGATGACCCACGACGTGCTGGAGGACCTCCTCGGCGACGGCATCTTCAACGTGGACGGCGCTAAGTGGCGTCACCAGCGGAAGGTCGCCAGCCTCGAGTTCTCCACCCGGATGCTGCGCGACTACAGCAGCGCCGTGTTCCGCGACACGGCCGCGGAGCTCGCGGGCATCGTGGCCGCCCGCGCCGGGGAGAGGGTAGACATCCAGGACCTGTTGATGCGGTCCACGCTGGACTCAATCTTCAAGGTCGGGTTCGGGGTCAACCTGGGCGCTCTGTCCGGGTCCAGCGAGAAGGGCGCGGCGTTCGCCAGGGCGTTCGACGACGCCAGCGAGCAGGTGCTGTACCGCTTCTTCGACCTGTTCTGGAAGGCCAAGAAACTCCTCAACGTTTCGTCGGAGGCGGCCATGAAGCGCTCGGTCCGCACCATCGATGACTTCGTATACGCCGTCATCGACAGGAAGATCGAGCTGATGCGCAGAGACCAACAAGAATTC GCGAAGAAAGAGGACATCTTGTCGAGGTTTCTGCTCGAGAGGGAGCGAGATCCCGGCTGCTTCGACAACAAGTACCTGCGGGACATCATCCTCAACTTCGTGATCGCCGGCCGCGACACAACGGCAGGGACTCTGTCGTGGTTCCTCTACGTGCTCTGCAGGGACCAGCGCGTCCAGGACAGGATCGCGCGGGAGGTGCGCACCGCCACCACGGGCGACCGCGACGTCGGCGCCCAGGAGTTCGCTGCGTGCCTGACCGAGGACGCCATCAGCAAGATGCAGTACCTGCACGCAGCGCTGACGGAGACCCTCCGGCTGTACCCTGCTGTTCCCATC GATGTGAAGTACTGCTTTTCGGATGACACGTTGCCGGACGGCTACGCGATCAAGAAAGGGGACATGGTGAACTACCAGCCGTACCCCATGGGCAGGATGATGTTCCTGTGGGGCGCGGACGCCGAGGAGTTCAGGCCGGAGAGGTGGCTCGACGACGACGGCGTGTTCGTCCCCGAGAGCCCCTTCAAGTTCACGGCTTTCCAG GCGGGCCCTCGCATCTGCTTGGGAAAGGAGTTTGCGTACAGGCAGATGAAGATCTTCGCGGCTGTGCTTCTCTACTCTTTCAGATTTCAGATGTGGGATGACAACGCCACCGTCGGTTACCGGCCTATGCTCACGCTCAAAATGGATGGCCCGCTCTATGTTCGTGCGTCGCTTCGATCATAG
- the LOC133888980 gene encoding xyloglucan galactosyltransferase XLT2-like translates to MLESTTSPATPPTPPGSPVDAATPSLVSALLRGSVLFLAFLAIQVVLFRSLLSFPSSRFLPVPGRSNTTWANGAVDAAACKAGLIYVYDLPLEFNHDLIDDCESLWPWYSFCPYLTNGGFGQPGATLPVFFNVTPNASLPSWYNTDQFPLEIIIHRRLLSHQCRTTDPSLATAFYVPFYAGLDVGSHLWGDNSTVADRDRAGLRLLRWLKNQTSFQRSGGWDHFITLGRITWDFRRYGDDGWGTNFVVMPGMENVTRLVIEADRLDPMDAGVPYPTGFHPRAAADVRAWQRYVLSRARSKLFGFAGAPRAGFRDDFRDVLLEECEDAGREYCRSVDCRGTRCTDNGVAVLELFLDSRFCLQPRGDSFTRRSLFDCMVAGAVPVLFWRRTAYDQYRWYLPAGSRGEEREWSVFIDRQALRVGNVSVRELLEGFSERQVRGMQERVVEMIPRLVYASSSDGLGDGMVDALDVALSGVLKRFQRRRWSIAREDRPPGPFGARRVNDKSTA, encoded by the exons ATGCTCGAATCGACAACATCGCCGGCCACGCCCCCCACACCGCCGGGATCGCCGGTCGATGCCGCCACGCCGTCCCTTGTGTCGGCATTGCTGCGAGGCTCCGTGCTGTTCCTCGCCTTCCTAGCCATCCAGGTCGTGCTCTTCAGGTCCCTCCTCAGCTTCCCCAGCTCCCGCTTCCTCCCGGTGCCGGGCCGCAGCAACACTACCTGGGCCAACGGCGCGGTTGACGCCGCCGCGTGCAAGGCGGGGCTCATCTACGTCTACGACCTCCCGCTGGAGTTCAACCACGACCTCATCGACGATTGCGAGAGCCTGTGGCCGTGGTACTCCTTTTGCCCGTACCTAACCAATGGCGGCTTCGGCCAGCCGGGTGCCACGTTGCCCGTCTTTTTCAACGTCACACCGAACGCGTCGCTGCCCAGCTGGTACAACACCGACCAGTTCCCCCTCGAGATCATcatccaccgccgcctcctctcccaccAGTGCCGCACCACCGACCCGTCGCTGGCTACCGCGTTCTACGTGCCGTTCTACGCCGGCCTCGACGTCGGCAGCCACCTGTGGGGGGACAACTCCACCGTTGCTGACCGCGACAGGGCAGGCCTACGGCTGCTCCGGTGGCTCAAGAACCAGACGTCGTTCCAGAGATCCGGCGGGTGGGATCACTTCATCACGCTGGGGCGCATCACGTGGGACTTCCGCCGGTACGGCGACGACGGGTGGGGCACCAACTTCGTGGTCATGCCGGGGATGGAGAACGTCACCCGCCTCGTCATCGAGGCCGACCGGCTCGACCCCATGGACGCGGGCGTTCCCTACCCGACCGGCTTCCATCCCCGCGCCGCCGCTGACGTGCGCGCGTGGCAGCGGTACGTGCTCTCCCGCGCGCGCAGCAAGCTCTTCGGGTTCGCCGGCGCGCCACGCGCCGGATTCCGGGACGACTTCAGGGACGTGCTGCTGGAGGAGTGCGAGGACGCCGGGCGCGAGTACTGCCGCTCTGTGGACTGCCGCGGCACGAGGTGCACCGACAACGGCGTGGCGGTGCTGGAGCTGTTCCTGGACTCCCGGTTCTGCCTGCAGCCGCGCGGGGACAGCTTCACGCGGCGGTCGCTGTTCGACTGCATGGTGGCCGGCGCGGTGCCGGTGCTGTTCTGGCGGCGGACCGCGTACGACCAGTACAGGTGGTACCTGCCGGCGGGGTCGCGCGGCGAGGAGAGGGAATGGTCGGTGTTCATCGACCGGCAGGCGCTGCGCGTGGGCAACGTGAGCGTGCGGGAGCTTCTGGAGGGGTTCAGCGAGCGGCAGGTGCGGGGGATGCAGGAGCGCGTGGTGGAGATGATCCCGAGGCTTGTGTACGCGTCGTCATCCGACGGGCTCGGCGACGGCATGGTGGATGCGCTGGACGTGGCGCTGAGCGGCGTGCTGAAGCGGTTCCAACGGCGTCGGTGGAGCATTGCGCGTGAAG ATCGTCCACCAGGCCCTTTCGGCGCTCGGCGCGTCAACGACAAATCGACGGCCTAA